The window AATTATAATGTAGATGAATTCTATACAACCGTTGTATTTTTAATAATAGGATTATTTATGTATTATGGAAAGGTAAATGTTAACAGAGATATATTTAAGATACAAGGATTAATAGTATTTGGAATATCAGGATTAATTCTAACAAGTCCTTATATATGGGAAGAAAGTTTTAAATTTATAAAAAGTGGAGTTACTATAAGTTTAATATTCTCTCTTTTATATGTACTATATCTTTTCCATGAGACTAACAAAGGAAATTTAATATCTCTAATATTTATATGTATTACTATAATCAGATATTATTTTGATACATTCTATGATTTTATGCCAAAGTCAATGTTCTTTATAACATCAGGAGCTATACTTTTATTATTTGGACATTACTTTGAAAGAATGAGAAATAAAAGAGGGGGTGAATTCATTGAAAAATAATAAATATATAATATCGATGATTTTACCTATAATTATATTGATAGGCATGGCTATGACTCCTCTTATGACTTATTATAAAGGGAATGAAATAATAATTAACACAAAACCATATGATCCAACAGATCCGTTTAGAGGGGATTATATATATATGAACTACGATATAAATGATATAAACTTAAGTCAAATACCAGATAGATTAATAGATAAAGAAGATTATTATCAAGATAAACTTTCGAATAAAGATTTATATGTTGTTCTAAAAAAAGAAAATGAGATTTATAAAGTTGATTATTTAACTGATAAAAAGCCAAAAGATAAAATTTATTTAAAGGCAAAGTATAATCATACTATTACAGATTGGGAAGAAAAGAAGGACAATGAAAAAGAAAATATTATAGGGATTAGAGTTTCATATAACTTAGATAAATATTTTATTGAAGAAAATACAGGATCTGATTTTGAAAAGAAAGCTAGAGAAGGAAAGTTAAAGGCTAAAGTTAAGGTTTATAACGGTTATAGTTTATTAATAGATGTATTTTAATGATAAGCGAACTTAACAATAATAGATTACCTTTTATTAAAGGAGGAAATAAAATGAAAAAAATTACTAAGACTCAAATTACAACTATAATTTTTCTTATTTCTTATGGTATATGGGAATTTTATGTAGCAAGATGGGCTGCAACAGAATCTGGACCAATAATAAGAGTGGATTTAGTTGTTATTTATCCAATATTGATATTATTTATTTTTCTTTCTTTAGGACAATTATTTAAAAGAAAAAATAGACTTAGAAGATAGTATGTATTAAATAATAAATGCATTTATAGATTTTTAGACAATGGAGGATATATAAAATGAATTTTATTAATGGAGAATTTAAAATACCAAAATTAGTAGGTATTATGCATATTTTGTTTTTATTAAGTATTATCGCTCATTTCGCTGAGCTTACTTATATAAGTGGAATGTTTACAGCTCCTCTTATGGCTATGTTATCTTGGATTATAGGCGGAGCTTCAGTTATAGTATGCTTATTAAAGAAATCTTTTGTAATTGCTTTAGCTGATGCTTCATTAGTTTTAATTTTGTTTTTATATTTTGGAACATTAGGATCTTAAAAGAATACTACAAAAATAGCTTATATATTTATATAAATATATAAGCTATTTTTGTAGTATAATCTATTTTAGAGGTGATTTAATGAATAGTGCAGTTATAGTTGCTGCTGGAATGGGCAAGAGAATGAAATCTAATATAAACAAGCAGTATATAAAGTTAAGAGATAAAGAAGTAGTTGCTCACACTATTGAAGTTTTTGATAAAAATAATAATATAGATGAAATAATTGTTGTTGTACGAGAAGATGAGGAAGAGTTTTTCGTGGAACATGTACTTAATAAGTATAATTTCGACAAAAGAATAAAAATAGCATATGGAGGAAATGAAAGACAAGATTCGGTTTATAATGGTCTTAAAAAGGTAAACAAGGATTGTAGTATAGTGTTAATACATGATGGTGCAAGACCTTTTGTAAGTGATCTTATTATAAATAATTCTATTGAAGAAGCAATAGAGAATAAAGCTGTTGTAGTTGGAGTTCCTGTTAAGGACACTATTAAGGTATTGGATGATAACAACATAATTACTAATACACCTAATAGAAAGTATGTATGGGCAGTTCAAACTCCTCAAAGCTTTGATTATACCATTTTAATGAATTCATATGAAAATGCATTTAAAACAAACTTTTATGGGACAGATGATGCTATGTTAGTTGAAAATATGGGTTATAATGTTAAGATGATAATGGGATCGTATGAAAATATAAAGATGACTACAAGAGAAGATTTGAATTTTGCTGAGCAAATACTTAAAAGTAGAGAGTAGGGTGATTTTATGATAAGAGTTGGAATAGGATATGATGTGCATAAGTTAGTGGAAAATAGAGATCTTATTATAGGTGGTGTTAAAATTGAGCATGATAAGGGGCTTTTAGGTCATTCTGATGCCGATGTACTTACACATGCTATAATGGATAGTATACTTGGAGCCATGGCTCTTAAAGATATAGGAAAGCACTTTCCAGATAATGATCCAAAATATAAAGGGGCAGATAGTATAAAATTATTAGAATATGTAGGAAATCTTGTGAATAATAAAGGTTATAAGGTCAATAATATAGACAGTACAATAATAGCTCAAGCTCCAAAGATGGCTCCTCACATAGAGAATATGAGAGAAAAAATATCAAATGCATTAAACATACATATAGATTCGGTTAATGTAAAAGCTACAACTGAAGAAGGGCTTGGATTTACAGGAACAAAGGAAGGTATATCTTCCCAAGCTATATGTTCTTTAATATTAGTTGACAAAAAATAAATTATAATATAGAATTAATAATTAAAATTTATAATAATTTACAAACATAGAAAGAGAATAGTAGATAATCTATCTTCACAGAGAAAAAGCCATTGGTGAGAGGTTTTTAAGAGAAGTTTATTGAACCAGCTCTGGAGTTTAAGAACGTTAAAAAGTTCTTACGGTAGGACCCGTTAAATCCTATTAAGAGAGCAATATACTATTATTGCTAACTAGAGTGGTACCGCGGAAGATAAGCCTTTCGTCTCTAATATTAGAGACGAAAGGCTTTTTTTATTTGAGCCATATGAGAATATGGAGTGAATGTTAAATTTGAAGGAGGAATAGAAATGAGTAAGAAAAATAAACAATTTGTTGAAGAAATAACTCCAATGGAAGTCGACTTCCCACAATGGTATACAGACGTAATATTAAAGACAGACCTTGTTGATTATTCTCCTGTTAAGGGATTCATGGTAATAAAGCCATATGGATTTGGAATATGGGAAAACATTCAAGCGTTTGCAGATAGAAGATTTAAAGAGACTGGACATAAAAACTGTTACTTCCCACTACTTATACCAGAAAGTTTATTAACAAAAGAAGCAGAGCATGTTGAAGGATTTGCTCCAGAAGTTGCATGGGTAACTCATGGAGGACATAATGAACTTGCTGAAAGACTTTGTGTTAGACCTACATCAGAGACTATAATATGTTCTATGTATTCTAAATGGTTAAAATCTTACAGAGATCTACCATACCTTTATAACCAATGGTGTTCTGTTGTAAGATGGGAAAAAACAACTAGACCTTTCTTAAGAACTTCAGAGTTCTTATGGCAAGAAGGACATACATTACATGAAACTTATGATGAAGCAAAAGGTGAAACTCTTCAAATGCTTGATATATACAAAGAAGTAGCAGAAGATTTACTTGCTATGCCTGTTGTATGTGGACAAAAGAGTGAAAATGAAAAATTTGCAGGTGCAGATAGCACTTATACAATAGAAGCTTTAATGCATGATGGTAAAGCATTACAATCAGGAACAAGTCATTTCTTAGGCCAACATTTTACTAAGGCATTTGAAATACAATACTCTGATAGAGATGGAAATTTAGCTAACCCATACCACACTTCTTGGGGAATATCTACAAGACTTATAGGTGGACTTATAATGGTTCATGGAGACAATAGAGGTTTAGTACTTCCTCCAAGAGTAGCACCTACACAAGTTGCTATAGTTCCAATTGCAGCACATAAAGGTAATGTAATGGAAGTTGTAGATTCAATATATGACGATCTTAAAGGAT is drawn from Tepidibacter hydrothermalis and contains these coding sequences:
- the ispF gene encoding 2-C-methyl-D-erythritol 2,4-cyclodiphosphate synthase: MRVGIGYDVHKLVENRDLIIGGVKIEHDKGLLGHSDADVLTHAIMDSILGAMALKDIGKHFPDNDPKYKGADSIKLLEYVGNLVNNKGYKVNNIDSTIIAQAPKMAPHIENMREKISNALNIHIDSVNVKATTEEGLGFTGTKEGISSQAICSLILVDKK
- the ispD gene encoding 2-C-methyl-D-erythritol 4-phosphate cytidylyltransferase: MNSAVIVAAGMGKRMKSNINKQYIKLRDKEVVAHTIEVFDKNNNIDEIIVVVREDEEEFFVEHVLNKYNFDKRIKIAYGGNERQDSVYNGLKKVNKDCSIVLIHDGARPFVSDLIINNSIEEAIENKAVVVGVPVKDTIKVLDDNNIITNTPNRKYVWAVQTPQSFDYTILMNSYENAFKTNFYGTDDAMLVENMGYNVKMIMGSYENIKMTTREDLNFAEQILKSRE
- the proS gene encoding proline--tRNA ligase; this translates as MSKKNKQFVEEITPMEVDFPQWYTDVILKTDLVDYSPVKGFMVIKPYGFGIWENIQAFADRRFKETGHKNCYFPLLIPESLLTKEAEHVEGFAPEVAWVTHGGHNELAERLCVRPTSETIICSMYSKWLKSYRDLPYLYNQWCSVVRWEKTTRPFLRTSEFLWQEGHTLHETYDEAKGETLQMLDIYKEVAEDLLAMPVVCGQKSENEKFAGADSTYTIEALMHDGKALQSGTSHFLGQHFTKAFEIQYSDRDGNLANPYHTSWGISTRLIGGLIMVHGDNRGLVLPPRVAPTQVAIVPIAAHKGNVMEVVDSIYDDLKGSIRVEVDDRPNYSPGWKFNEWEMKGVPVRLEIGPKDIEKNQVTVFRRDTLEKTQISMENLKESIENLLDDIHDGLYNKALKLREEKTYVAKNMDEFKKTIEETPGFIKAMWCGDTECELKVKEETGATIRCIPFEQEDLGDTCVCCGKKAEKMAYFAKAY
- a CDS encoding GDYXXLXY domain-containing protein — protein: MKNNKYIISMILPIIILIGMAMTPLMTYYKGNEIIINTKPYDPTDPFRGDYIYMNYDINDINLSQIPDRLIDKEDYYQDKLSNKDLYVVLKKENEIYKVDYLTDKKPKDKIYLKAKYNHTITDWEEKKDNEKENIIGIRVSYNLDKYFIEENTGSDFEKKAREGKLKAKVKVYNGYSLLIDVF